A single window of Methanothermobacter marburgensis str. Marburg DNA harbors:
- a CDS encoding cobaltochelatase subunit CobN — MAVILAVALTGTASAAEVSGHIKEIYNETSGGYTTLQDALPVKNATITVIYNGSVINETRTAADGSYRVTFSDTFPVEVRISYHTYRPVTYTVTASRTLNHTFMPDIAIISSVPEKGRILESMGNRRIIYHDMWDPSSAASDWIMEYVNFAYLDMAMPGTGWGDSWYPYLLRSPANQRNMIAAAFGYPTDTDTDPYGGTGLNLLGGTPGNDTPDTVENTYIASYYALASGGAARENLENMIKYIQYLLGETTFNPVENNQGPVMAAPDWGLYHPDLGVMSVVAERSRIKAWIEGNPGLIPPYDSLRWIDQNFSAWAEDQRADIYRQFENWYTANKNMTGPFIVVVSYNPSPTVDAIIRQAEKEGRAIFNLYQGATNPAVSSLLEELALGVNGKGPLTRRIDAVISLYSWSLNYANLPSGGAVAEFERINIPVIKGVQLYSNSSLTNPLGAQYEWTWQVTIPGFEGVFSPIVVSYTDASWNEVVVQPGVEKIVKLADAWARLRELSNADKKIAVILYSYPPGKDGFTASYLDVFRSLHDLLVKLNETGYRVERIPDVEELYRIVSEFGNKGTWAQPLLERYVSEHRAELQASGQLLDVQKYLEWFSKLPEKLRSEVISKWGTAPGNIMTVNGSIVIPGIMLGNIFVTVQPARGWDEVTDYHNPYLPPHHQYIAFYRWLENVFMANAMIHLGTHGTLEFLPGRMIGLMEDDWPFQLTGIPNIYPYIVSNPGEGMVAKDRSGALIIDHMTPAMVESGLYGKLIEIHDLIHQYENALKVGNSQILPALESQIRSRASEMGFNMSGNFTDALERLHLSLHEIESDIIPLGLHSLGRVLEGEELVEEVLTIASSRSEFLENIRKTIYPSKPAYTEMLKDPLRYSDEIASVKNLARTWIRNIINGTAPAGINGTDLEFINETIRKIRGNTEWQSLLSALGGGFVRPGLAGDPAWCDVLPTGANFYATNPKKMPTKAAWETAKRITDTLLAEYYMKHGKFPELVGMVMWGTELLRTDGVAIAEFMYLLGVKPQWNTNGDVKPEPVLMDASELKITVNGVEIPRPRIDVFVTAVTGNQLWIDLMNAAVKMAAEANDTENYVKRHYSECGSLDRVFGLRGLVLEGTGVSDMTPATSRWNTSAELADVYLSRVSYAWRSTPGGVDIQQNRGTFQYLLGKVNLVTQNLDSTWRLIDTDDYYDWFGGMVLASRHLGGNPDTALVDIRNRNTVTVRTVAEEIELEVRSQLLNPRYMDSLLSSPSGWLEYASRYKNVFGVAVTTGAVSNELWNQLAVNLLSDRFRASRDYEAVATQSMIAWVLEAARRNIWNADKAVLRNLANRYIELAGQYGVVCCHHTCANIVFNNWVVKVSSVNQASLKRFAAALAAATGASVNVPQEGGSENPDHSGSDSNGESAGMTGQRPSGSSGESYSGSSGSAAESQSSATPGETEKGAESGKAYEVSASTQSGSSETQVPLYALLGVVALVFLVGFGYWRGR, encoded by the coding sequence ATGGCGGTGATACTCGCAGTTGCACTGACTGGCACAGCCAGCGCAGCGGAGGTTTCAGGACACATAAAGGAGATCTACAATGAAACATCAGGAGGATACACCACACTCCAGGACGCGCTGCCAGTGAAGAATGCCACCATCACCGTGATATACAATGGTTCGGTTATCAATGAAACACGAACAGCAGCAGACGGATCCTACAGGGTCACATTCAGTGACACATTCCCTGTTGAGGTGAGGATAAGCTACCACACCTACCGTCCGGTGACATACACCGTAACCGCGAGCAGAACACTGAACCACACATTCATGCCGGATATAGCCATCATAAGCTCGGTCCCTGAGAAGGGACGCATACTGGAGTCAATGGGTAACAGGAGGATAATCTACCATGACATGTGGGATCCCTCCTCAGCGGCCAGTGACTGGATCATGGAGTACGTGAACTTCGCCTACCTGGACATGGCAATGCCCGGGACAGGCTGGGGCGACTCCTGGTATCCATACCTCCTGAGGAGTCCCGCGAACCAGAGGAACATGATAGCAGCTGCCTTCGGTTACCCCACAGACACAGACACTGACCCCTACGGTGGAACAGGCCTGAACCTCCTTGGTGGAACACCCGGAAATGACACGCCCGATACAGTGGAGAACACCTACATTGCAAGTTACTACGCCCTTGCATCAGGAGGGGCAGCCAGGGAGAACCTGGAGAACATGATAAAATACATCCAGTATCTCCTCGGTGAGACCACCTTCAACCCGGTTGAGAACAATCAGGGGCCGGTCATGGCAGCCCCTGACTGGGGACTCTACCACCCTGACCTTGGAGTCATGAGTGTGGTTGCAGAAAGATCCAGAATAAAGGCCTGGATAGAGGGCAACCCTGGTCTCATACCACCATATGACAGCCTCAGATGGATAGACCAGAACTTCTCAGCATGGGCGGAAGACCAGAGGGCAGATATCTACAGACAGTTCGAGAACTGGTACACAGCAAACAAAAACATGACAGGACCATTCATCGTCGTTGTAAGCTACAATCCATCACCAACCGTGGACGCGATAATACGCCAGGCAGAGAAAGAGGGAAGGGCCATATTCAACCTATACCAGGGCGCCACAAACCCTGCTGTGAGTTCACTCCTTGAGGAACTCGCCCTTGGTGTTAACGGTAAGGGACCCCTCACAAGGAGGATAGACGCGGTGATATCCCTCTACTCCTGGTCACTCAACTACGCCAACCTGCCATCAGGTGGGGCGGTTGCAGAGTTTGAGAGGATAAACATCCCTGTGATCAAGGGGGTGCAGCTATACAGCAACTCAAGCCTCACAAACCCGCTGGGTGCCCAGTACGAATGGACATGGCAGGTCACGATACCCGGGTTCGAGGGTGTCTTCTCACCCATCGTTGTATCCTACACCGACGCATCATGGAACGAAGTTGTGGTACAGCCCGGCGTTGAGAAGATCGTCAAACTGGCCGATGCCTGGGCAAGGCTCAGGGAACTCAGTAATGCAGATAAGAAAATCGCGGTGATACTCTACAGCTACCCGCCGGGTAAGGATGGGTTTACGGCATCATACCTGGACGTCTTCAGGAGCCTCCACGACCTCCTGGTGAAGCTCAACGAGACAGGGTACCGGGTTGAAAGGATACCCGACGTGGAGGAGCTCTACAGGATAGTCTCAGAGTTTGGTAACAAGGGGACCTGGGCCCAGCCACTCCTTGAAAGGTACGTGAGTGAGCACAGGGCAGAACTGCAGGCCAGCGGACAGCTCCTTGATGTGCAGAAATACCTGGAATGGTTCAGCAAACTCCCTGAAAAACTCAGGTCAGAGGTCATATCAAAATGGGGGACCGCACCAGGCAACATAATGACGGTGAACGGCAGCATCGTGATACCGGGTATAATGCTGGGGAACATCTTCGTGACGGTCCAGCCGGCACGTGGATGGGACGAGGTCACAGACTACCACAACCCCTACCTGCCACCACACCACCAGTACATAGCCTTCTACAGGTGGCTGGAGAACGTCTTCATGGCAAACGCAATGATACACCTTGGAACCCACGGGACACTGGAGTTCCTCCCTGGAAGGATGATAGGGCTCATGGAGGATGACTGGCCATTCCAGCTCACAGGGATACCCAACATCTACCCCTACATAGTCTCAAATCCAGGGGAGGGTATGGTTGCAAAGGACCGGAGCGGGGCACTCATAATCGACCACATGACCCCTGCAATGGTTGAGAGCGGACTGTACGGTAAACTCATTGAGATACATGACCTCATCCACCAGTACGAGAACGCCCTAAAGGTTGGTAACAGCCAGATACTCCCAGCCCTTGAGTCCCAGATCAGATCCAGAGCCTCAGAGATGGGCTTCAACATGTCAGGAAACTTCACAGATGCCCTGGAGAGGCTTCACCTCAGTCTCCATGAGATAGAATCAGACATAATCCCCCTGGGACTTCACAGTCTCGGAAGGGTGCTTGAGGGTGAGGAGCTGGTTGAGGAGGTTCTCACCATAGCATCATCAAGGTCAGAGTTCCTGGAGAACATCAGGAAAACCATTTACCCATCAAAGCCAGCCTACACTGAAATGCTTAAGGACCCCCTGAGATACAGCGACGAGATAGCCTCGGTTAAGAACCTTGCACGGACATGGATCAGGAACATCATAAACGGCACTGCCCCTGCAGGTATAAACGGCACCGACCTTGAATTCATCAATGAGACAATCAGAAAGATACGTGGAAACACCGAATGGCAGAGCCTGCTTTCAGCCCTTGGAGGGGGCTTTGTGAGGCCAGGCCTTGCAGGTGACCCTGCATGGTGTGATGTGCTTCCAACAGGCGCCAACTTCTACGCCACCAACCCCAAGAAGATGCCAACAAAGGCCGCCTGGGAGACCGCAAAGAGAATCACAGACACCCTCCTTGCAGAGTACTACATGAAGCACGGAAAATTCCCTGAACTCGTCGGAATGGTGATGTGGGGTACAGAGCTTCTGAGGACCGATGGTGTTGCCATTGCAGAGTTCATGTACCTCCTTGGGGTTAAGCCACAGTGGAACACCAACGGTGACGTCAAACCGGAACCTGTCCTCATGGACGCATCAGAACTCAAGATCACAGTGAACGGCGTTGAGATACCAAGGCCACGCATCGACGTATTTGTAACTGCTGTCACAGGTAACCAGCTCTGGATAGACCTCATGAACGCAGCTGTTAAGATGGCTGCAGAGGCAAATGACACCGAAAACTATGTTAAGAGGCACTACAGTGAATGCGGCTCACTGGACCGTGTATTCGGACTCAGGGGCCTTGTACTTGAGGGTACAGGGGTATCAGATATGACACCGGCAACCTCAAGGTGGAATACCAGCGCTGAACTTGCAGATGTCTACCTCTCAAGGGTCTCCTATGCCTGGAGGTCAACCCCTGGGGGAGTGGATATACAGCAGAACAGGGGCACCTTCCAGTATCTCCTGGGTAAGGTGAACCTCGTGACACAGAACCTGGACAGCACCTGGAGGCTCATTGACACAGACGACTACTATGACTGGTTCGGTGGAATGGTCCTTGCATCACGCCACCTCGGCGGCAACCCTGACACTGCACTGGTGGATATACGGAACAGGAACACAGTCACAGTTAGGACCGTTGCAGAGGAGATTGAACTTGAGGTGAGATCCCAGCTACTCAACCCGCGCTACATGGACTCACTCCTCAGCTCACCAAGCGGCTGGCTGGAATACGCCTCAAGGTACAAGAATGTGTTCGGTGTGGCCGTCACAACGGGTGCTGTGAGCAATGAACTGTGGAACCAGCTTGCAGTGAACCTCCTGAGTGACAGATTCAGGGCATCAAGGGACTATGAGGCCGTTGCAACCCAGTCAATGATTGCCTGGGTACTTGAGGCTGCAAGGCGGAACATCTGGAATGCAGATAAGGCTGTCCTGCGGAACCTTGCAAACCGCTACATTGAACTTGCCGGGCAGTATGGTGTGGTGTGCTGCCATCATACCTGTGCAAACATAGTCTTCAATAACTGGGTTGTTAAGGTCTCCTCAGTCAACCAGGCGTCCCTCAAAAGGTTTGCCGCAGCCCTTGCAGCTGCAACAGGCGCATCAGTCAATGTACCACAGGAAGGAGGTTCAGAGAATCCCGATCATTCAGGTTCAGATAGCAACGGTGAGAGCGCAGGGATGACAGGGCAGAGACCCTCAGGTTCATCAGGTGAATCATACAGTGGATCATCCGGTTCAGCGGCTGAAAGTCAGAGTTCAGCTACCCCTGGTGAAACAGAAAAGGGTGCTGAATCAGGTAAAGCCTATGAGGTTTCAGCATCAACCCAGAGCGGATCATCAGAAACCCAGGTGCCACTTTACGCACTTCTCGGTGTTGTGGCCCTTGTGTTCCTGGTGGGATTCGGTTACTGGAGGGGCAGATAA
- a CDS encoding ATP-binding protein — protein MPIISLNRTNDFFGREKEIRRINEALNDPGFVVVTGKMGSGKTAILRRIQEENSTRTTFIDMRCTDIRRTHEGIPDFRRITVLARTVEWNVLLDSMPPEKSSIIDAWKMSQLHCMRCAVAVRYSEGLIRDIQEELPGAAVVEVPPLTERDTERYISLKAPGFRAVRAGIEYIHEVTDGMPLFIDSFLNVLSDGIIYGPVLLEENFKAKFQQIAFPWIAELNSLTLREKNILSLLKEGPLGGDEIPAGSSELEELELRGLIELHGDKWNLDSELLRRVIVELENQTGCI, from the coding sequence ATGCCCATAATCTCTTTAAACAGGACAAACGATTTTTTTGGAAGAGAAAAGGAGATAAGAAGGATTAATGAAGCCCTCAATGACCCCGGCTTTGTGGTTGTGACGGGTAAGATGGGCTCAGGAAAAACCGCTATTCTCAGGAGAATCCAGGAGGAAAACTCCACAAGAACAACCTTCATTGATATGAGGTGCACCGATATCAGAAGGACCCATGAGGGCATACCTGACTTCAGGAGGATAACTGTTCTTGCAAGAACCGTGGAGTGGAATGTGCTCCTTGACAGCATGCCCCCTGAGAAGTCATCCATAATTGATGCATGGAAGATGTCGCAGCTGCACTGCATGCGGTGTGCTGTGGCAGTGAGGTACAGCGAGGGACTTATCAGGGATATTCAGGAGGAACTCCCAGGGGCGGCTGTTGTTGAGGTGCCACCCCTCACAGAAAGAGACACAGAGAGGTACATCAGCCTCAAGGCACCGGGTTTCAGGGCTGTCAGGGCTGGAATAGAATATATCCATGAGGTCACAGATGGTATGCCTCTATTCATTGACAGCTTCCTGAATGTACTATCAGATGGAATCATATACGGCCCCGTGCTCCTTGAGGAGAACTTCAAGGCAAAGTTTCAGCAGATAGCCTTCCCATGGATCGCTGAACTTAACAGCCTAACCCTGAGGGAAAAGAATATATTGAGTCTTTTAAAGGAGGGCCCCCTTGGAGGGGATGAAATACCTGCAGGGAGCAGCGAACTTGAGGAACTTGAACTTCGGGGCCTCATTGAGCTTCATGGGGATAAATGGAATCTCGACTCAGAGCTCCTCAGAAGGGTCATTGTTGAACTTGAGAATCAGACGGGGTGTATCTAG
- the csa3 gene encoding CRISPR-associated transcriptional regulator Csa3, translated as MDTTLISTIYSIEPVMFCITQFSPKKVVLLKEDKAPREKEQVEQVLRDTLGNFVEITTFETSLYDVVTIAKDMVEIIDEERANGRRVVVNISGGRKTQALGALFGCYARNHDVQRIVYVTEEDSELIDLPILSFGISKTKKQVLEELKAGETSVKNLAVKIGISRGMTYNHIRELRDMGFIDREKLEITSAGELAVL; from the coding sequence ATGGATACAACGCTGATATCCACAATATACTCCATTGAGCCGGTGATGTTCTGCATAACACAGTTCTCACCAAAGAAGGTTGTACTGCTCAAGGAGGATAAGGCGCCAAGGGAGAAGGAACAGGTCGAACAGGTCCTCAGAGACACCCTGGGCAACTTCGTTGAGATAACGACATTTGAGACAAGCCTTTATGATGTTGTCACCATTGCAAAGGACATGGTTGAGATCATAGATGAGGAAAGGGCCAACGGAAGGCGTGTTGTGGTTAACATAAGCGGTGGCAGGAAGACCCAGGCACTCGGTGCACTCTTTGGCTGCTATGCCAGGAACCATGATGTCCAGCGCATAGTGTACGTGACCGAGGAGGACAGTGAACTCATAGACCTCCCAATACTGAGCTTCGGGATCTCCAAGACCAAGAAACAGGTCCTTGAGGAACTCAAGGCCGGTGAAACATCGGTTAAGAACCTTGCAGTCAAGATAGGTATAAGCAGGGGGATGACATACAACCACATAAGGGAACTCCGTGACATGGGGTTCATAGACCGTGAAAAACTTGAAATAACCTCTGCAGGCGAACTTGCAGTGCTTTAA
- a CDS encoding DUF2085 domain-containing protein yields the protein MKLKYLCHRKPERTFSVRGHYFPVCSRCTGIYMGAFAYFLYAYLTVIEYDITLIIVALLMMVPTFLDGFTQLLGYRESNNLLRFSTGLAAGVGMGILTKALKYFILHL from the coding sequence ATGAAACTGAAGTATCTGTGCCACAGAAAACCAGAGAGAACATTTTCAGTAAGAGGTCACTATTTTCCTGTATGTTCAAGGTGTACGGGCATATATATGGGTGCATTTGCATACTTCCTATACGCATACCTCACAGTGATTGAATATGACATCACACTGATAATAGTGGCGTTACTTATGATGGTGCCAACATTTCTAGACGGATTCACACAGCTGCTTGGTTACAGGGAAAGCAACAATCTTCTGCGATTTTCAACAGGTCTTGCAGCCGGTGTGGGAATGGGTATACTCACAAAGGCACTGAAGTACTTCATACTCCATCTCTGA
- a CDS encoding DUF4064 domain-containing protein, with the protein MSDAVETSRTLELVLGIIGAIFGLLGGLFAIVLSVFGSELLYLGISAILASIVGIIGSVYVRNNPRRGGVILIVSAIWLLISISAYAIPGTVFLGIAGILGLIR; encoded by the coding sequence ATGAGTGATGCTGTAGAAACATCAAGGACACTTGAACTTGTCCTTGGGATAATTGGGGCGATCTTCGGTTTGCTTGGAGGTCTTTTTGCCATCGTACTTTCGGTTTTCGGCTCTGAACTCCTCTATCTGGGTATCAGTGCAATACTGGCCTCCATTGTGGGGATCATAGGATCAGTATATGTGAGGAACAACCCCAGAAGGGGCGGTGTGATCCTAATAGTCAGTGCTATCTGGCTTCTTATAAGCATATCTGCCTATGCAATCCCTGGAACAGTTTTCCTTGGTATCGCAGGTAT